A genomic stretch from Glaciecola nitratireducens FR1064 includes:
- the bamB gene encoding outer membrane protein assembly factor BamB: protein MKNRLIITLLALSLSGCATVSDWFADDEELEIRRLKPIEAAFEPEIKWDIDVGDGVQDYFSRLAPAVAYGKVFAASRDGIVVAIDQETGKKIWEQDFANYENYSFKKAMLWYSNRAVSAKISGGLSVAYQSVYFGTEDGYVYALEESTGELKWKVGVKGEVISAPAVDAGVVLVNTTSGHLIALNPENGEQKWVTESDVPPLTLRGVSAPAADSGGALIGTPSGKLKVSILETGMVAWETQIASPSGATELERIVDIDVKPLVFGGNVFVVSYNGTLSAVELRTGQVIWTREYGSYRNISIDGNRLFVVDNSSNIFAIDRRSGVELWSNVGLKDRNITSATPHGDYVVVGDMFGFIHWFTKDEGKLVAQLAVGDDDEDEAIFTGPISAENILYVQTRDGKIAAVIQPQ from the coding sequence GTGAAGAATAGACTAATAATAACGTTGCTAGCTTTGTCACTCAGTGGCTGTGCAACTGTATCAGATTGGTTTGCGGACGATGAGGAATTAGAAATCCGCCGTTTGAAACCGATTGAAGCCGCTTTTGAACCTGAAATCAAATGGGATATAGATGTCGGAGACGGGGTTCAAGATTACTTCTCCCGCCTAGCACCGGCTGTCGCATATGGCAAAGTATTCGCTGCGAGCAGAGATGGTATTGTTGTGGCGATTGATCAGGAAACGGGTAAAAAAATCTGGGAACAAGACTTCGCTAACTACGAAAACTACAGTTTCAAGAAAGCGATGCTGTGGTACTCAAACCGCGCGGTATCCGCAAAAATCTCTGGTGGTCTGTCAGTTGCCTATCAGTCTGTGTATTTTGGCACAGAGGACGGATACGTATATGCCCTCGAGGAATCAACAGGCGAATTAAAATGGAAGGTTGGCGTAAAAGGTGAAGTTATTTCTGCGCCTGCTGTTGATGCTGGTGTAGTGCTAGTCAATACAACGTCGGGTCATTTGATTGCGCTTAATCCTGAGAACGGTGAACAGAAATGGGTCACTGAGTCTGATGTTCCTCCATTAACACTGCGCGGCGTTTCTGCACCTGCAGCAGACAGCGGCGGCGCACTAATCGGCACTCCTTCAGGAAAACTGAAGGTCAGTATCCTTGAAACGGGTATGGTAGCATGGGAAACGCAAATTGCTTCTCCATCTGGTGCTACCGAGCTAGAGCGTATCGTTGATATTGATGTCAAGCCACTGGTGTTTGGCGGAAATGTGTTTGTTGTTTCTTACAATGGTACTTTGTCTGCCGTAGAGCTGCGCACAGGTCAAGTAATTTGGACACGTGAATACGGTTCTTACCGCAACATTAGTATCGATGGAAACCGCTTATTTGTCGTCGATAATAGCAGTAATATATTTGCAATTGATCGCCGTAGCGGCGTTGAATTATGGTCTAATGTTGGATTGAAAGATCGCAACATTACATCTGCCACACCACACGGAGATTACGTGGTTGTAGGAGATATGTTTGGATTTATTCATTGGTTTACTAAAGACGAAGGTAAGCTCGTGGCGCAGTTAGCGGTTGGTGATGATGATGAAGATGAAGCTATCTTCACGGGACCGATTAGCGCAGAAAACATCCTCTATGTACAAACGAGAGACGGAAAAATTGCTGCAGTTATTCAACCACAGTGA
- the der gene encoding ribosome biogenesis GTPase Der, protein MLPVVALVGRPNVGKSTLFNRLTNTRDALVADFPGLTRDRKYGPAKFENRGFIVVDTGGITGDEEGIDAAMAEQSLLAIDEADVVLFLVDARAGLTPDDIGIAEHLRKQDKAMYLVANKVDGIDGDSETADFFKLGFAEVLQIAAAHGRGVSQMMTHVLTPLEKTFPDMQIVEEERDEEEDADAKLARLQASPIKLAIVGKPNVGKSTLINRILGEERVVVYDQPGTTRDSIFIPMQRDDREYILIDTAGVRKRKKVSETVEKFSIVKTLQAIEESNVVLLVIDAREGVTDQDLSLLGFVLNSGRSLVLAVNKWDGLETHIKESIKRELDRRLGFVDFARLHFISALHGTGVGHLFESVQEAYKSATVRITTSVLTQIMEMAQNDHNPPLIHGRRVKMKYAHAGGYNPPVIVIHGNQLKDLPDSYKRYLMNYYRKALKTMGTPIRVEFKEGANPFEGKVNKLTVGQERKRKRLMTFHKKK, encoded by the coding sequence ATGTTACCTGTAGTGGCCTTGGTTGGCCGACCCAATGTTGGTAAATCAACATTATTTAATCGATTAACGAATACTCGAGACGCACTAGTTGCTGATTTCCCGGGTTTGACACGTGATCGTAAGTACGGCCCAGCAAAATTCGAAAATCGTGGTTTCATTGTCGTCGATACCGGTGGTATTACGGGTGATGAAGAAGGCATTGATGCGGCTATGGCTGAACAGTCATTGTTAGCAATAGACGAAGCTGATGTGGTCTTGTTTTTAGTTGATGCGAGAGCCGGATTGACGCCTGATGACATTGGCATTGCTGAGCATTTGCGCAAACAAGATAAAGCCATGTATTTGGTTGCCAACAAAGTCGATGGTATTGACGGTGATAGTGAAACGGCCGACTTCTTTAAGTTAGGTTTTGCAGAAGTACTGCAGATTGCGGCTGCGCATGGTCGCGGTGTTTCGCAAATGATGACGCATGTCCTAACGCCTCTCGAAAAAACCTTTCCCGACATGCAAATTGTAGAGGAAGAGAGAGACGAAGAAGAAGACGCTGATGCGAAACTGGCGCGCTTACAAGCCTCTCCTATTAAACTAGCGATAGTGGGTAAGCCGAATGTAGGTAAATCCACACTTATTAATCGTATTTTGGGTGAAGAGCGCGTTGTTGTTTACGATCAGCCAGGTACAACTCGAGACAGCATCTTTATCCCAATGCAGCGCGACGATCGTGAGTACATTTTGATTGATACTGCAGGCGTGAGAAAACGTAAGAAAGTCTCAGAAACAGTAGAGAAATTCTCGATCGTTAAAACGCTACAAGCGATTGAAGAATCTAACGTGGTGTTATTGGTGATAGATGCTAGAGAGGGGGTTACTGATCAAGACTTATCGTTATTAGGTTTTGTGTTAAATTCTGGTCGTTCTCTAGTGTTGGCCGTCAACAAATGGGATGGGCTTGAAACCCACATAAAGGAATCAATTAAACGAGAATTAGACAGACGCTTAGGCTTCGTCGATTTTGCTCGTTTACATTTCATTTCTGCATTACATGGCACTGGTGTTGGACACTTGTTTGAATCTGTCCAAGAAGCCTACAAGTCTGCTACTGTGCGTATTACAACGTCAGTGCTAACACAAATCATGGAAATGGCTCAGAATGATCACAATCCGCCACTTATCCATGGTCGCCGCGTTAAGATGAAGTATGCTCATGCTGGTGGTTATAATCCGCCCGTTATCGTTATTCATGGCAATCAGTTAAAAGATTTACCTGATTCGTACAAGCGCTATTTGATGAATTACTATCGAAAAGCACTGAAAACCATGGGTACACCGATACGAGTTGAATTCAAAGAGGGTGCGAATCCATTTGAAGGTAAGGTCAATAAGTTAACGGTAGGGCAGGAACGTAAGCGTAAACGTTTGATGACTTTTCACAAGAAAAAGTAA
- a CDS encoding GIY-YIG nuclease family protein produces MKQPCVYMITNRNNTTLYIGVTSNLVQRVYQHKNKLIKGFSAKYNVDKLVYFELFEDMENAITREKRLKLWKRDWKNRIINEVNPSWQDLYPDLIR; encoded by the coding sequence ATGAAACAACCCTGTGTTTATATGATCACAAATCGTAATAATACGACCTTATATATTGGTGTTACCAGTAATTTGGTGCAACGTGTATATCAACATAAAAATAAGCTAATAAAAGGCTTCAGCGCCAAATATAACGTAGACAAGCTTGTTTACTTTGAGCTGTTTGAAGATATGGAGAATGCCATAACCCGTGAAAAAAGGCTGAAGCTCTGGAAACGAGATTGGAAAAATCGGATTATTAATGAAGTAAATCCTAGTTGGCAGGATTTATACCCTGACCTAATTAGGTAA
- the nhaD gene encoding sodium:proton antiporter NhaD, whose product MIDWILIGIAIAALLGVIFEELIHVNKAKTTLLLGTTAWIILFIDANKGSGLEAVEKNLFINITEISTLWLFLVAAMTFVAYLNRKGLIESMLNVIMPNQISLKKLLFMTAIFSFCFSSLADNITATLVSIALVLSLGLPANQTMRFAVLVVFSVNSGGVSLITGDVTTLMIFLQEKVTITQLLWLILPSFAGVIVLASLLSFGLQGKVKIKKQHHHIRPVDYTIAVTFLSTIILTLVGNVLFAIPPMLSFLAGMSIMFLVANFMAKDNDKDPILDYIRYIEFDTLLFFLGVLLIVGMLEHIHALHALLDIYTMFPPVIANYIMGILSSMIDNVPLTAALLKANINMSFSEWMSLTYAVGVGGSLLVIGSAAGIVAMSKVQGLTFARYGKYSLLLLISYSSGYGLVLLMTQYLQS is encoded by the coding sequence ATGATAGATTGGATACTCATTGGCATCGCCATTGCTGCGCTGCTAGGCGTCATATTTGAAGAACTGATACATGTCAATAAAGCTAAAACGACATTGTTATTGGGCACCACAGCTTGGATAATTCTTTTTATTGATGCCAATAAGGGATCTGGTTTAGAAGCCGTTGAAAAGAACTTGTTTATCAATATCACCGAAATATCAACACTTTGGCTTTTTCTTGTTGCCGCTATGACCTTTGTCGCTTATTTAAATCGAAAAGGGCTAATTGAAAGCATGTTAAACGTGATCATGCCGAATCAGATTAGCCTGAAAAAATTGCTGTTCATGACCGCTATATTCAGTTTTTGTTTCTCTTCCTTAGCCGATAATATTACCGCGACACTGGTATCCATTGCATTGGTGCTATCACTGGGCTTACCGGCTAATCAAACCATGCGGTTTGCTGTTTTAGTGGTATTTTCGGTCAACTCAGGCGGGGTGTCTTTAATCACCGGCGATGTCACAACATTGATGATATTTTTACAGGAGAAAGTCACAATTACACAACTGCTTTGGCTTATTTTACCCTCGTTTGCTGGGGTAATAGTGCTGGCAAGCTTACTCAGTTTTGGCTTGCAGGGTAAAGTTAAAATTAAAAAGCAGCATCACCACATAAGACCCGTAGATTACACCATCGCTGTGACTTTTTTATCCACTATAATATTAACCTTAGTTGGTAACGTGCTGTTTGCTATTCCGCCTATGTTGAGTTTTCTGGCAGGCATGTCAATTATGTTTTTAGTCGCTAATTTTATGGCTAAAGATAATGACAAAGACCCCATTTTGGACTACATCAGATATATCGAGTTTGACACATTGTTGTTCTTTTTAGGTGTGTTGTTAATTGTCGGGATGTTAGAGCATATTCATGCATTACACGCACTCTTAGATATTTACACCATGTTCCCGCCAGTGATAGCCAATTATATTATGGGGATTTTATCCTCAATGATAGACAATGTACCGTTAACAGCCGCGTTGTTAAAAGCTAATATTAATATGTCATTCAGCGAATGGATGTCATTAACCTACGCTGTTGGTGTGGGAGGCTCGTTATTGGTAATTGGCTCTGCCGCAGGCATCGTTGCAATGAGCAAGGTGCAAGGCTTAACATTTGCTCGCTACGGCAAGTATTCACTCTTGCTTTTAATCTCTTACTCAAGCGGCTACGGATTGGTGCTGTTAATGACGCAATATCTGCAATCTTAA
- a CDS encoding M2 family metallopeptidase: MNKSKLSVLASILIALCAGCSPSNTSSTKPQALTLDADDAKAFLQKVDADITRLNKPASHAAWAYATNINYDNAQVDAYLGEQLSVMWAKYAVEAAKFNDVVVDADTRRQLDLLKSGLEIAPPADPAKAERLAAIGSDLSGIYGAGKYCRSENECFSLVEMSAEMAVSRDPALMLEFWKGWREVSVPMKEMFVEQVGIANEGAVELGYANTSELWRAKYDMPAEAFPKELDRLWGQIQPFYNSLHCHVRAELSEHYGEEIVPLDKPIPAHLLGNMWAQSWGNIYDLVKPEQEMNLPDVTKALAEQGYDEIKMVKQAEGFFSSLGFAPLPDTFYERSMFQKPAERDVQCHASAWDVDEKDDLRIKMCIQKTGEEFNVIHHELGHNYYQRAYKDQPMLYRGSANSGFHEAIGDTIALSITPTYLQQIGLIDDIPDESNDIGMLLKVALDKIAFIPFGLMVDQWRWKVLAGETTPEQYNQLWWELREKYQGVAAPVERSANAFDPGAKYHVPANVSYTRYFLAHVLQFQFHKALCDIAGSEEALHRCSIYGSKEAGEALNNMLKMGKSRPWQEAMTTLTGSPDMDASTIEAYFAPLKVWLDKQNEERNCGW, encoded by the coding sequence ATGAATAAAAGCAAACTTTCAGTATTGGCATCAATCCTGATTGCCCTTTGTGCCGGCTGCTCACCGAGCAACACAAGTTCAACAAAGCCTCAAGCCCTAACGCTCGATGCAGATGATGCAAAAGCATTCTTGCAAAAAGTAGATGCTGACATCACTCGCTTGAACAAGCCGGCGTCTCATGCTGCATGGGCCTACGCAACTAACATCAACTATGACAACGCGCAGGTTGATGCATATCTGGGCGAGCAATTGTCAGTAATGTGGGCGAAGTACGCTGTAGAAGCGGCTAAGTTTAATGACGTAGTCGTAGATGCAGATACGCGCAGGCAACTAGATTTGTTGAAATCAGGGCTAGAAATTGCTCCTCCAGCGGACCCTGCTAAAGCAGAACGTTTAGCCGCAATTGGCTCAGATTTATCCGGTATTTATGGCGCAGGAAAATACTGCCGCAGTGAAAACGAATGTTTTTCTCTTGTTGAAATGAGTGCAGAAATGGCGGTGAGTCGCGATCCCGCTTTGATGTTAGAGTTTTGGAAAGGTTGGCGCGAGGTGTCTGTGCCCATGAAAGAGATGTTTGTTGAGCAAGTTGGCATAGCGAATGAAGGTGCTGTGGAGTTGGGCTATGCCAATACATCGGAATTGTGGCGCGCTAAATACGACATGCCGGCGGAAGCTTTCCCAAAGGAGCTTGACCGTTTATGGGGCCAAATTCAGCCATTCTATAACTCATTGCATTGTCACGTTAGAGCTGAGCTATCTGAACACTACGGTGAAGAAATCGTCCCACTAGACAAGCCGATTCCAGCGCATCTGCTCGGCAATATGTGGGCACAAAGCTGGGGCAATATTTACGACCTTGTCAAACCCGAACAAGAAATGAACTTACCTGATGTGACAAAAGCATTAGCAGAGCAAGGATACGACGAAATAAAAATGGTGAAACAAGCTGAGGGCTTCTTTTCTTCACTCGGTTTTGCTCCACTCCCAGATACTTTTTATGAACGTTCAATGTTCCAAAAACCGGCAGAACGCGACGTTCAGTGTCATGCATCGGCGTGGGATGTAGATGAAAAAGACGATTTACGCATTAAAATGTGTATTCAAAAAACCGGGGAAGAGTTTAACGTTATTCACCACGAATTAGGCCACAACTATTATCAGCGTGCATATAAAGACCAACCGATGCTGTATAGAGGTTCTGCCAACAGTGGCTTCCACGAAGCCATTGGCGACACTATTGCTCTGTCTATCACACCGACTTATTTGCAGCAAATTGGTTTGATTGACGATATTCCAGACGAGTCAAATGACATTGGCATGCTGTTGAAAGTGGCGCTGGACAAAATTGCCTTTATCCCATTTGGTTTAATGGTAGATCAGTGGCGCTGGAAAGTACTTGCAGGCGAAACGACCCCAGAGCAATACAATCAGCTTTGGTGGGAGTTGCGCGAAAAATATCAAGGAGTAGCAGCACCCGTTGAGCGCTCTGCTAACGCTTTCGATCCAGGTGCGAAGTATCATGTTCCTGCTAACGTTTCGTATACACGTTACTTCCTAGCGCATGTGCTGCAGTTTCAATTTCACAAAGCCCTGTGCGACATTGCTGGTAGCGAGGAAGCCTTACATCGTTGCTCAATTTACGGCAGCAAAGAAGCTGGAGAAGCGCTAAATAACATGCTAAAAATGGGTAAAAGTCGACCTTGGCAGGAAGCAATGACAACTTTGACGGGCTCGCCTGATATGGATGCCTCAACGATAGAAGCTTATTTTGCGCCGTTAAAGGTATGGCTAGACAAGCAAAACGAAGAACGAAATTGTGGCTGGTAA
- the xseA gene encoding exodeoxyribonuclease VII large subunit yields the protein MFSTSPKQPSIISVTRLNRLARQVLESEIGQVWVSGELSNFVAAASGHWYFTLKDSKAQIKSAMFKGANRSIKFTPKAGDKVIVRGSLSLYEARGDYQLIAEHMEPEGLGQLKQAYEALKAKLSAEGLFAMDAKQALPESVKRLGVVTSPTGAAIHDILHVLKRRNPSIDVIIYPSLVQGETAAKSIAEQINIANKRDEVDLLIVGRGGGSLEDLWAFNEEIVAYAISESKLPIVSAVGHEVDVTIADYVADMRAPTPSAAAELVSTDKSQLERHIQQQQHRLAQVFQQHLKRIDYKLQLVQSRLSNVHPAVQIRQASQHADSLMMRLSQSIAAKLNGDQNRSDKLTLRLQHISPSNAIKEKQQQLQKVSKQLTSIQQRQLSDKRYQLQRIADILNSVSPLSTLSRGYSIAFKNDKVVRSVAQLAKGDVIETRVSDGSVIAKVQEITLKKQ from the coding sequence ATGTTTTCTACCTCCCCAAAACAACCTAGCATTATCTCTGTTACGCGTTTAAATAGGCTAGCAAGACAAGTTTTAGAGTCGGAAATTGGACAGGTTTGGGTGTCTGGCGAATTATCAAATTTTGTAGCGGCAGCTTCTGGTCATTGGTACTTCACTTTAAAAGACAGCAAAGCGCAAATTAAGTCCGCAATGTTCAAAGGCGCAAATAGAAGTATCAAATTTACGCCAAAAGCCGGCGATAAGGTGATCGTGCGCGGTAGTTTAAGTTTATACGAAGCAAGAGGCGATTATCAGCTAATTGCAGAACATATGGAGCCAGAAGGACTCGGGCAGCTAAAGCAAGCTTATGAAGCACTTAAAGCAAAACTATCAGCCGAAGGTTTGTTTGCCATGGATGCGAAACAAGCCCTACCTGAGAGTGTAAAAAGGCTCGGCGTAGTGACCTCACCAACCGGTGCGGCAATACATGACATATTGCATGTTTTAAAACGCAGAAATCCTAGCATTGACGTTATTATCTATCCTAGCTTAGTACAAGGCGAAACGGCAGCGAAGAGTATTGCTGAACAAATTAACATTGCTAATAAAAGAGATGAAGTCGATTTGCTCATTGTAGGTCGTGGTGGAGGTTCCTTAGAAGACCTTTGGGCATTCAATGAAGAAATCGTTGCCTACGCTATCTCTGAATCTAAATTACCCATCGTCTCAGCTGTTGGTCATGAAGTCGATGTCACTATTGCTGATTATGTAGCGGATATGCGTGCACCAACGCCATCTGCCGCAGCTGAGTTAGTTAGCACGGATAAAAGTCAGTTAGAAAGACACATCCAACAGCAGCAGCACAGATTAGCGCAAGTGTTTCAGCAACATTTAAAACGTATCGACTACAAACTTCAGTTAGTCCAGTCACGGCTGTCAAATGTACATCCGGCGGTACAAATAAGACAGGCAAGTCAACACGCTGATAGCTTGATGATGCGTTTATCGCAGTCCATCGCTGCAAAGTTAAATGGTGATCAGAACAGAAGCGACAAACTCACGCTACGTTTACAACACATATCTCCAAGCAATGCGATAAAGGAAAAGCAGCAACAGTTGCAAAAAGTTAGTAAACAATTGACCTCTATACAGCAGCGTCAGCTTTCTGATAAACGATACCAATTGCAAAGGATCGCAGATATTTTAAATTCGGTGAGTCCATTATCAACGCTGTCCCGCGGCTACAGTATTGCGTTTAAAAACGATAAGGTTGTGCGCAGTGTCGCCCAACTTGCAAAGGGTGATGTCATTGAAACACGTGTGAGTGATGGCAGTGTGATTGCAAAAGTTCAGGAAATCACACTTAAAAAGCAATAA
- the guaB gene encoding IMP dehydrogenase has product MLRITKEALTFDDVLLVPGHSTVLPHTVDLKTRLTRGVTLNMPLISAAMDTVTEARLAIALAQEGGIGFIHKNMTPESQAAHVLQVKKYESGVVSDPVTVSKDATIGNVKAMSKQLGYSGFPVVDEENNLIGLVTGRDLRFENRLDQPISKVMTPKEKLVTVKEDTNPDVVMDLMHEHRIEKILVVDDAFKLTGLITVKDFQKAKSKPNACKDAKGRLRVGAAVSVGPGTDERIKLLVNAGVDVLLIDTSHGHSQGVIDRVKKVRADYPNIQIIAGNVATGEGAKALADAGVDAVKVGIGPGSICTTRIVTGCGVPQITAVSDAVEALEGTGIPVIADGGIRFSGDIAKALAAGASSVMVGSMLAGTEEAPGEVELYQGRYYKSYRGMGSLGAMNQSNGSSDRYFQDSSNAEKLVPEGIEGRVAYKGPISTIIHQQLGGLRSAMGLTGCADIEELRTKPQFVKVTAAGMGESHVHDVSITKEAPNYRLG; this is encoded by the coding sequence ATGTTAAGAATTACTAAAGAAGCGTTAACTTTTGATGACGTTTTACTCGTCCCCGGTCACTCCACTGTTTTACCCCACACTGTCGATTTAAAAACACGCTTAACCCGCGGCGTTACCTTAAATATGCCATTGATTTCAGCAGCAATGGATACAGTTACTGAAGCTCGCCTTGCTATTGCGTTAGCGCAGGAAGGAGGAATTGGCTTCATTCATAAAAATATGACGCCTGAAAGCCAAGCTGCTCATGTTCTGCAAGTAAAAAAATATGAAAGCGGAGTTGTTTCCGATCCAGTCACTGTTAGTAAAGATGCGACGATTGGCAATGTCAAAGCGATGAGTAAGCAACTCGGCTACTCTGGTTTTCCCGTCGTTGACGAAGAAAACAACTTAATTGGTTTGGTTACCGGTCGTGATTTACGTTTCGAAAATCGCCTCGATCAACCTATCAGTAAGGTAATGACACCAAAAGAAAAACTAGTCACGGTGAAAGAAGATACTAACCCTGACGTCGTGATGGATTTAATGCATGAGCACAGAATTGAAAAAATTCTAGTTGTCGACGACGCATTTAAGCTAACCGGCTTGATCACCGTAAAAGATTTCCAAAAAGCAAAAAGCAAACCCAATGCGTGTAAAGACGCAAAAGGTCGCTTGCGTGTAGGTGCAGCTGTTAGTGTTGGACCTGGTACTGATGAGCGTATTAAATTACTGGTTAACGCAGGTGTTGATGTTTTGCTTATCGACACATCGCATGGTCACTCGCAGGGCGTGATCGATCGCGTTAAAAAAGTGCGAGCAGATTATCCAAATATCCAAATTATTGCTGGTAACGTTGCCACAGGTGAAGGCGCAAAAGCGCTAGCAGATGCTGGCGTTGATGCAGTTAAGGTCGGTATCGGCCCTGGTTCAATTTGTACTACACGAATAGTAACCGGCTGCGGCGTTCCGCAAATCACGGCAGTATCAGACGCAGTTGAAGCATTGGAAGGCACTGGTATTCCGGTTATCGCAGATGGCGGTATTCGCTTCTCTGGTGATATTGCAAAAGCATTGGCGGCGGGCGCAAGCTCGGTAATGGTCGGCAGTATGCTGGCTGGGACAGAAGAAGCGCCGGGTGAAGTAGAGTTGTACCAAGGCCGTTACTATAAGTCTTATCGTGGGATGGGATCTTTAGGTGCAATGAATCAGAGTAACGGTTCATCAGATCGTTATTTCCAAGACAGCAGCAATGCAGAAAAGTTAGTGCCGGAAGGTATTGAAGGTCGCGTCGCCTATAAAGGGCCTATTTCAACTATTATTCACCAACAGCTTGGGGGTTTGCGCTCGGCAATGGGACTGACTGGTTGTGCAGATATTGAAGAACTGCGTACTAAGCCACAGTTTGTGAAAGTAACCGCAGCGGGCATGGGTGAGTCTCATGTGCACGATGTGAGTATTACGAAAGAAGCTCCAAATTATCGTTTAGGATAA